A region of uncultured Draconibacterium sp. DNA encodes the following proteins:
- a CDS encoding tyrosine-type recombinase/integrase, with translation MKTIEELTDIYLDYHRSKGKKLGYQSFLPLRTFTSFCVNKKKILYMSQKLVDEWCVKRPGETELSHNARAGCIRQFLRYTNSCGYTSLMLPALIQISSSKKVVSETELPLVKTFVSGMMDKYIFYLKTSNHLSRFTHKTLIRFNKYCASIEPDADILTDDIVNGWCGKRPFEQCKSRNLRIRPIRKFLKYTNKHGWTNVLIPENLPNEKSTYTPHGFNQGELNAFFHSTATIKLVGCQNELIFKLRRMQVPVYFRLLYSTGMRTNEALMLKCKDVDLTNGIINIAHTKGLDQHRVALHITMWNLLKQYNDAMERLMPGRKIFFPDRNDNFHGIAWHSNHFRNIWKTISNEPARAYDLRSFYAVTNINSWDYDGTEWFDKLLFLSHSMGHRRIESTCYYYQLVPLFFNQLEELTGQALHELLPNLTNFFDYEETN, from the coding sequence ATGAAAACAATTGAAGAACTGACTGATATCTATTTGGACTATCATAGATCTAAAGGAAAGAAATTAGGGTATCAGAGCTTCCTGCCGTTAAGAACGTTTACCAGTTTCTGTGTGAATAAAAAGAAGATTCTGTATATGTCGCAGAAGTTGGTTGATGAATGGTGTGTTAAACGTCCGGGAGAGACAGAACTCTCGCACAACGCACGAGCCGGTTGTATCCGGCAATTTCTTAGGTACACTAACAGTTGTGGCTATACGTCCTTAATGCTACCGGCACTAATTCAAATCTCCAGTTCGAAGAAGGTTGTCTCAGAAACGGAGCTTCCTTTGGTTAAAACGTTCGTATCTGGGATGATGGATAAATACATCTTTTACCTGAAAACATCAAATCATCTTTCAAGATTTACTCATAAAACTCTGATACGCTTTAACAAATACTGCGCATCAATTGAACCAGATGCAGATATACTCACTGATGATATTGTCAATGGATGGTGCGGCAAAAGGCCTTTTGAACAATGCAAATCACGAAATTTACGGATAAGGCCGATACGCAAGTTCTTAAAATATACCAATAAACATGGATGGACAAATGTCTTGATACCGGAAAACTTGCCTAACGAAAAATCCACATATACTCCTCATGGATTTAATCAGGGTGAATTAAATGCTTTTTTTCATTCCACCGCTACAATTAAGCTTGTTGGGTGCCAAAACGAATTGATATTTAAGCTTAGGAGAATGCAAGTTCCTGTATACTTCCGGTTGCTTTACAGTACCGGTATGAGAACAAACGAGGCTCTGATGCTCAAATGTAAAGATGTTGATCTTACAAATGGCATAATCAATATTGCCCATACTAAAGGTCTTGATCAACACAGAGTGGCTTTGCATATAACCATGTGGAACTTGTTAAAACAATATAATGATGCAATGGAACGACTTATGCCAGGTAGGAAAATATTTTTTCCAGATAGAAATGATAACTTCCATGGGATTGCATGGCATTCAAATCACTTTAGAAATATCTGGAAAACCATATCCAATGAACCTGCACGGGCTTACGACCTACGTAGCTTTTACGCTGTAACCAACATTAATAGTTGGGATTATGATGGTACGGAGTGGTTTGACAAGCTACTCTTTCTCAGCCACTCAATGGGGCATCGAAGAATCGAAAGTACCTGTTATTACTATCAACTTGTTCCTTTGTTCTTTAACCAATTAGAAGAACTGACAGGACAAGCTCTTCATGAACTGTTACCAAATCTTACAAACTTTTTTGATTATGAAGAAACTAACTGA
- a CDS encoding tyrosine-type recombinase/integrase: protein MDIKKLKKTHPELLEYMKANGFGSGAIGGVKVMFRRLFDHEGKYTSYNDFYKKFISREGLEGSTKRLRYYRTSVRTIQGFDEFDHFPNRLKFAPVQYRECSYEHLNPTFKGIVDHYMQVASKECKSEKSIRVESNAGAAFLCHMQRNGAIDLCGITESMVLSFFYDGYKQLRGCSYRTKIKTVLKSAMGTDYYAQCARIIDDMPRLRNGRKNFATLKDDEIRIIKENLQEGARNDFSLRDKAVVSMAMYTALRGTDIARMRINNIDLERDLIILTQSKTQQPMILPLRAIVGNPLVDYLSNERPRNLDIKSIFTNVHDPENPMDSSTIGGIIRRFFAKLGIRSDDKENGLRLFRRYLASKVLENGVQPRVISDILGHLSSESLNPYIDTDIKHLRECGVSIEQYPVGKEVFEV, encoded by the coding sequence ATGGATATTAAAAAACTGAAGAAAACGCATCCAGAGCTTTTAGAATACATGAAAGCAAATGGATTTGGCAGCGGCGCCATCGGCGGCGTTAAGGTCATGTTCAGACGATTGTTTGACCATGAAGGAAAGTACACGTCTTACAATGATTTTTACAAGAAATTTATTTCCAGGGAAGGTCTTGAAGGAAGCACCAAAAGACTTCGTTATTATCGCACCTCCGTGCGCACTATTCAAGGGTTTGATGAGTTTGATCATTTTCCCAACAGGCTCAAATTCGCTCCTGTTCAGTACAGGGAATGTAGTTATGAGCACTTGAACCCGACATTCAAAGGCATCGTTGACCATTACATGCAAGTGGCATCAAAAGAATGTAAGAGTGAAAAGTCAATCAGAGTAGAATCGAATGCTGGCGCCGCCTTCTTGTGTCACATGCAAAGAAATGGGGCGATTGATTTATGTGGTATCACGGAATCGATGGTATTATCTTTCTTTTATGATGGTTACAAGCAGCTAAGAGGTTGCTCCTATAGGACTAAAATCAAGACCGTTTTAAAATCAGCTATGGGGACTGATTACTATGCCCAATGCGCACGTATCATTGATGATATGCCTCGTTTAAGAAACGGTAGAAAGAATTTTGCTACTCTTAAAGATGATGAGATCCGCATTATTAAAGAGAATTTACAAGAGGGAGCGCGAAATGATTTTTCGTTACGTGATAAAGCTGTTGTATCAATGGCTATGTATACCGCATTAAGAGGAACCGACATCGCTCGAATGCGGATTAATAATATCGATTTGGAAAGAGACCTAATTATACTTACTCAATCCAAAACGCAGCAACCTATGATCTTGCCACTCAGGGCTATCGTTGGCAATCCCTTGGTAGATTACCTCTCAAATGAACGACCAAGAAACCTGGATATCAAGAGTATTTTTACTAATGTCCACGATCCGGAAAATCCAATGGACTCAAGTACCATAGGAGGTATTATCAGGCGCTTTTTTGCAAAATTAGGAATAAGGAGTGATGATAAAGAAAATGGTCTCCGGTTGTTCCGACGATACCTGGCATCTAAAGTCCTCGAAAATGGCGTTCAGCCCAGGGTTATCAGTGATATTCTTGGTCACCTGTCATCGGAATCTTTAAATCCATATATCGATACTGACATCAAACATCTGCGTGAATGTGGGGTAAGCATTGAGCAATATCCCGTAGGAAAGGAGGTATTCGAGGTATGA
- a CDS encoding family 78 glycoside hydrolase catalytic domain, translating into MKDARLGAKQLAYQLLVSTDSLAVVKGQGTIWDSDKILSNDMLVRYSGKELKPFTKYFWSVTIWNNNNEKSTSAIASFETGMMGIENWNGSWISDHSDQNEKAAPYFRKEFETEKKIKSARAYIVAAGLYELYLNGEKIGNHRLDPIYTRFDRRNLYVTYDVTDQLQSGRNAVGVLLGNGWYNHQSLGVWDFHNAPWRNRPAFCLDLRITYEDGSVETIVSERDWKTSKGGVVFNSIYTAEHYDARKEQRGWNTPGFDDSNWQGVKYRPAPSQNIVSQLLHPIRNVEAIISQEMTKINDTTYLYDLGRNIAGVSQIRVTGDEGTIIKLKHTERLSADGRADGSNIDVYYRGDKVTDPFQTDIFILSGQGEEQFMPKFNYKGFRYVEVTSSHPIDLKKDNLVAYFMHSDVPSAGTIEASNPLINKLWWATNNSYLSNLFGYPTDCPQREKNGWTGDAHFAIETALYNFDGITIYEKWLADHRDEQQPNGVLPDIIPTGGWGYGTDNGVDWTSTIVIIPWNIYLYYGDSKLLADCYDNIKRYVNYIDSRSPDGLTSWGRGDWVPVKSQSTKELMSSVYYYVDTKILADAAKLFGKEDDFNHYSALAQKIKQAINEKYLDKETGIYANGTQTEQSMPLMWDVVPADMRQLVADNLAKKVEENGFHLDVGVHGAKALLFALSENGHAEAAYKVAVQDKYPSWGWWIVNGATTLLENWDLEAERDISDNHMMFGAVGGWFYRGLGGIYPDESNPGFKNVILRPNFISTLENIKVTHQSPYGEIISAWQHEGKGIRYTVTLPANSSADLHIPSGYTFKNAINVLTGNKVDIDRNTNGFCKLKAGSYLIEFIK; encoded by the coding sequence ATGAAGGATGCGAGACTTGGCGCGAAACAATTGGCGTATCAATTGCTGGTCTCAACCGATTCGCTTGCTGTTGTAAAAGGCCAGGGAACGATCTGGGATTCGGACAAAATCTTATCCAACGATATGCTTGTTCGTTACAGTGGAAAAGAACTAAAACCATTTACCAAATATTTCTGGTCGGTAACGATATGGAACAATAACAATGAAAAGTCAACCTCGGCCATTGCTTCATTTGAAACCGGAATGATGGGTATCGAAAATTGGAACGGAAGCTGGATAAGCGACCACAGCGATCAAAACGAAAAGGCGGCTCCTTATTTCAGAAAGGAGTTTGAAACAGAGAAGAAAATCAAATCGGCACGAGCATATATTGTTGCGGCCGGTTTATACGAGCTATACCTGAACGGAGAGAAAATCGGAAACCACAGACTTGATCCGATTTATACCCGTTTCGACCGTCGTAATCTGTATGTTACCTACGATGTAACTGATCAGCTACAAAGTGGTAGGAATGCAGTTGGAGTTCTTTTGGGAAATGGCTGGTACAACCATCAATCATTGGGCGTTTGGGATTTCCATAATGCACCATGGCGAAACCGGCCGGCTTTTTGTCTCGACCTTCGAATTACCTATGAGGATGGATCTGTGGAAACCATTGTTTCTGAGCGCGATTGGAAAACTTCGAAGGGAGGAGTTGTTTTTAACAGCATTTACACAGCAGAACATTATGATGCAAGGAAAGAACAGCGCGGGTGGAACACACCCGGTTTTGACGATAGTAATTGGCAGGGAGTTAAATACAGACCTGCTCCCTCTCAAAACATTGTTTCTCAATTGTTACATCCCATTCGCAATGTTGAGGCGATTATTTCTCAGGAAATGACAAAAATAAATGATACCACCTATTTGTACGACCTGGGAAGAAATATAGCCGGTGTTAGTCAAATTAGGGTAACCGGCGATGAAGGAACAATTATCAAACTTAAACATACCGAAAGATTATCTGCAGATGGACGGGCTGACGGTTCGAATATAGATGTTTATTACCGGGGCGATAAGGTTACAGATCCTTTTCAAACAGATATTTTTATCCTCAGTGGGCAGGGAGAGGAGCAATTCATGCCGAAGTTTAACTATAAAGGTTTTCGTTATGTTGAAGTGACCAGTAGCCATCCAATCGATTTGAAAAAGGATAACCTTGTGGCTTATTTTATGCACAGCGACGTGCCGTCGGCCGGCACTATCGAAGCATCAAATCCATTGATCAATAAGTTGTGGTGGGCTACAAACAATTCCTATTTGTCTAATCTGTTTGGTTACCCAACCGACTGTCCGCAGCGCGAAAAAAACGGCTGGACCGGAGATGCTCATTTCGCCATTGAAACTGCACTTTACAATTTTGATGGAATTACCATCTATGAAAAATGGCTCGCCGATCATCGTGATGAACAGCAACCCAACGGAGTGCTTCCGGACATTATTCCTACCGGCGGCTGGGGCTATGGTACCGATAACGGAGTTGACTGGACCAGTACGATTGTCATTATTCCGTGGAATATTTATCTGTATTATGGCGACAGTAAATTATTAGCCGACTGTTACGACAACATAAAACGTTATGTGAATTATATCGATTCGCGAAGTCCCGATGGTTTAACCTCTTGGGGGCGTGGCGACTGGGTGCCTGTTAAATCGCAGTCTACCAAAGAATTAATGTCTTCCGTATATTATTATGTAGATACAAAGATTCTTGCGGATGCCGCAAAATTATTTGGTAAAGAGGATGACTTTAACCATTATTCAGCTCTTGCGCAGAAAATAAAACAAGCCATCAACGAAAAATACCTGGACAAAGAAACCGGTATTTATGCCAATGGTACACAAACCGAACAAAGTATGCCCTTGATGTGGGATGTAGTTCCGGCAGATATGCGACAACTGGTTGCCGATAATCTGGCAAAAAAGGTAGAAGAAAATGGTTTTCATTTGGATGTTGGTGTGCACGGAGCAAAAGCACTTTTATTTGCATTAAGCGAGAACGGACATGCAGAAGCCGCTTATAAAGTGGCTGTTCAGGACAAATACCCTTCATGGGGATGGTGGATCGTAAACGGAGCAACAACATTACTCGAGAATTGGGACCTTGAAGCAGAACGGGATATTTCTGATAACCATATGATGTTTGGTGCCGTGGGAGGATGGTTTTACAGAGGATTGGGTGGTATATATCCTGACGAGAGCAATCCGGGTTTTAAAAATGTGATTCTCCGACCAAACTTTATATCGACATTGGAGAACATTAAAGTGACTCATCAATCTCCTTACGGAGAAATCATATCGGCCTGGCAACACGAAGGCAAAGGGATTCGTTATACCGTCACTCTTCCTGCCAATTCATCTGCTGATCTTCATATTCCTTCAGGATATACTTTTAAAAATGCCATCAATGTTCTAACCGGCAACAAAGTTGACATTGATCGAAATACAAATGGATTTTGTAAACTGAAAGCTGGATCTTATTTAATTGAATTTATCAAATAA